One genomic region from Jilunia laotingensis encodes:
- the carA gene encoding glutamine-hydrolyzing carbamoyl-phosphate synthase small subunit yields MSNIIGDEKKVKLILSDGSVFHGRSFGYEKPVAGEVVFNTAMTGYPESLTDPSYAGQLMVLTYPLVGNYGVPPFTTEPNGLATFMESEKIHAEAIIVSDYSEEYSHWNAAESLADWLKREQVPGITGIDTRELTKVLREQGVMMGRIVFGNEPDHLPESSYAGINYVDKVSCKEIIHYAGNKKNGYSKDTPSTQLKFQLSNSGSRSKKVVLVDCGVKTNIIRCLLKRNVEVIRVPWDYDFNELEFDGLFISNGPGDPDTCDAAVQNIRKAMQNPKLPVFGICMGNQLLAKAGGAKIYKLKYGHRSHNQPVRMVGTERCFITSQNHGYAVDNNTLGTDWEPLFINMNDGSNEGIRHKTNPWFSAQFHPEAASGPTDTEFLFDKFVNLL; encoded by the coding sequence ATGAGTAATATAATAGGAGATGAAAAAAAGGTGAAACTGATACTTTCCGATGGAAGTGTTTTTCACGGTCGTTCGTTCGGGTACGAAAAGCCGGTGGCAGGTGAAGTGGTATTTAATACTGCCATGACAGGATATCCCGAGAGCCTCACCGACCCGTCTTATGCCGGACAGTTGATGGTTCTCACTTATCCGTTGGTTGGTAATTATGGTGTCCCACCGTTTACCACCGAACCGAATGGCTTGGCTACCTTTATGGAAAGTGAAAAGATTCATGCGGAAGCCATCATCGTAAGTGATTATTCGGAAGAATATAGCCATTGGAATGCCGCAGAGAGTCTGGCTGACTGGTTGAAGCGTGAACAGGTTCCCGGTATCACGGGTATCGATACCCGTGAGCTGACCAAGGTTCTCCGTGAACAGGGTGTCATGATGGGACGGATTGTTTTTGGCAATGAACCGGATCATTTACCCGAATCTTCCTATGCCGGCATTAATTATGTAGACAAAGTAAGTTGCAAAGAAATAATTCACTATGCCGGCAACAAAAAAAATGGTTATAGCAAAGATACTCCTTCCACCCAACTAAAATTTCAACTTTCAAATTCCGGTTCTCGATCAAAGAAGGTTGTCCTGGTCGATTGCGGTGTAAAGACCAATATTATCCGTTGCCTGTTGAAACGTAACGTGGAAGTGATCCGTGTGCCTTGGGATTATGATTTCAACGAACTGGAATTTGACGGTCTGTTTATATCCAATGGCCCGGGTGATCCTGATACATGTGATGCCGCTGTACAAAATATCCGTAAGGCGATGCAAAATCCGAAACTTCCTGTTTTTGGTATTTGCATGGGCAACCAGTTGCTTGCCAAAGCAGGTGGCGCAAAGATATACAAATTGAAATACGGTCATCGTAGCCATAACCAGCCGGTACGCATGGTGGGTACGGAACGTTGCTTCATCACTTCGCAGAATCATGGTTATGCCGTGGACAATAACACGTTGGGTACTGATTGGGAGCCTTTGTTCATCAATATGAACGATGGCTCTAATGAGGGCATTCGTCATAAGACGAATCCTTGGTTCTCAGCCCAGTTCCATCCCGAAGCCGCCAGTGGCCCGACAGACACGGAGTTTCTTTTCGATAAATTTGTAAATCTGCTTTAA
- the carB gene encoding carbamoyl-phosphate synthase (glutamine-hydrolyzing) large subunit encodes MKEKNRKKVLLLGSGALKIGEAGEFDYSGSQALKALKEEGIETILVNPNIATVQTSEGVADQIYFLPVTPYFVEKVIRKEKPDGIMLAFGGQTALNCGVALYKEGILDKYNVKVLGTPVQAIIDTEDRELFVDKLNEIDVKTIKSEAVENAEDARRAAKELGYPVIVRAAYALGGLGSGFCDNEEELDILVEKAFSFSPQVLVEKSLRGWKEVEYEVVRDRFDNCITVCNMENFDPLGIHTGESIVIAPSQTLTNKEYHKLRELAIRIIRHIGIVGECNVQYAFDPESEDYRVIEVNARLSRSSALASKATGYPLAFVAAKLGLGYGLFDLKNSVTKTTSAFFEPALDYVVCKIPRWDLGKFHGVDKELGSSMKSVGEVMAIGRTFEEAIQKGLRMIGQGMHGFVENKELVIPDIDKALREPTDKRIFVISKAFRAGYTIDQVHELTKIDKWFLQKLMNIMHTSEELHGWGNNHKQIADLPLDLLKKAKRQGFSDFQIARAIGFDGDMEDGILYVRNHRKNVGVIPVVKQIDTLAAEYPAQTNYLYLTYSGVADDVQYPDDHKSIVVLGSGAYRIGSSVEFDWCGVQALNTIRKEGWRSVMINYNPETVSTDYDMCDRLYFDELTFERVMDILELENPHGVIVSTGGQIPNNLALRLDAQNIPILGTSAKSIDNAEDREKFSAMLDRIGVDQPRWRELTSMDDIHEFVEEVGFPVLVRPSYVLSGAAMNVCSNREELERFLKLAANVSKKHPVVVSQFIEHAKEVEMDAVAQNGEIVAYAISEHIEFAGVHSGDATIQFPPQKLYVETVRRIKRISREIAKELNISGPFNIQYLARENDIKVIECNLRASRSFPFVSKVLKINFIELATKVMLGLPVEKPSKNLFELDYVGIKASQFSFNRLQKADPVLGVDMASTGEVGCIGSDTSCAILKAMLSVGYRIPKKNILLSTGTPKQKADMMEAAHMLVEKGYKLFATGGTHRALAENGIESTLVYWPSESDKHPQALQMLHDKEIDMVVNIPKNLTAGELDNGYKIRRAAIDLNIPLITNARLASAFINAFCTMSVDDIAIKSWEEYK; translated from the coding sequence ATGAAAGAAAAAAATAGAAAGAAAGTCCTGCTTTTAGGCTCCGGTGCTTTGAAAATCGGTGAAGCCGGTGAGTTCGACTATTCCGGTTCACAAGCTCTGAAAGCCTTGAAGGAAGAGGGCATTGAAACCATTCTTGTCAATCCGAATATTGCGACGGTTCAAACCAGTGAAGGGGTTGCCGACCAGATATATTTCCTTCCTGTCACTCCCTATTTTGTAGAAAAAGTAATCCGGAAGGAAAAGCCGGACGGCATTATGCTGGCTTTCGGTGGACAAACTGCTTTGAACTGTGGGGTCGCTTTATACAAAGAGGGTATTCTCGATAAATACAATGTGAAGGTGCTGGGCACACCGGTACAGGCTATCATTGATACGGAAGACCGGGAACTCTTTGTTGATAAGCTGAACGAAATCGATGTAAAAACCATCAAAAGCGAGGCTGTGGAGAATGCCGAAGATGCCCGACGTGCAGCCAAAGAATTGGGCTATCCGGTGATTGTGCGTGCTGCGTATGCTCTCGGTGGTTTGGGATCAGGATTCTGTGACAATGAGGAAGAACTCGATATATTGGTCGAAAAAGCCTTCTCTTTCTCTCCCCAAGTGCTTGTGGAGAAGTCTCTGAGAGGATGGAAAGAGGTGGAGTATGAGGTGGTTCGCGACCGCTTCGACAACTGTATTACCGTTTGTAACATGGAAAATTTCGATCCCCTCGGCATTCACACGGGCGAGTCTATCGTCATTGCACCTTCACAAACATTGACCAATAAAGAATATCATAAGCTCCGTGAACTTGCCATCCGCATTATCCGCCACATCGGTATTGTGGGCGAATGTAACGTGCAGTATGCCTTCGACCCCGAATCGGAGGATTACCGGGTGATCGAGGTAAATGCCCGCTTGTCACGCTCTTCTGCGCTGGCATCAAAGGCTACCGGTTATCCGTTGGCGTTCGTTGCTGCCAAACTGGGTTTGGGATACGGTTTGTTCGATCTCAAGAATTCAGTTACCAAAACAACGAGTGCCTTTTTTGAACCTGCACTGGACTATGTTGTCTGCAAGATTCCCCGTTGGGATTTAGGGAAGTTTCATGGGGTCGACAAGGAATTGGGTTCTTCCATGAAATCGGTCGGAGAGGTGATGGCTATCGGCCGCACTTTTGAAGAGGCTATCCAGAAAGGGTTGCGTATGATCGGGCAAGGGATGCACGGTTTTGTAGAAAACAAGGAACTTGTGATTCCCGATATTGACAAAGCGTTGCGCGAGCCTACCGACAAGCGTATTTTTGTAATCTCCAAGGCATTCCGTGCCGGATATACCATCGATCAGGTTCATGAGTTGACAAAGATCGATAAATGGTTTCTTCAGAAACTGATGAACATCATGCATACTTCCGAGGAGTTGCATGGCTGGGGCAATAATCATAAACAGATTGCCGATCTGCCTCTTGACTTGCTGAAAAAAGCAAAACGACAGGGCTTTTCAGATTTCCAGATCGCCCGGGCTATCGGTTTTGATGGGGATATGGAAGACGGTATTCTCTATGTCCGCAATCATCGTAAGAATGTCGGTGTGATTCCGGTGGTGAAACAGATCGATACGCTGGCTGCCGAATATCCGGCTCAGACCAATTACCTGTATCTGACTTATAGTGGCGTTGCAGACGATGTGCAATATCCTGACGATCATAAATCGATTGTCGTTCTTGGTTCCGGAGCCTATCGTATCGGTTCTTCCGTTGAATTCGACTGGTGCGGTGTACAGGCTTTGAATACCATTCGCAAGGAAGGGTGGCGGAGTGTCATGATCAATTATAATCCCGAGACTGTCTCAACGGACTACGATATGTGTGACCGCCTTTATTTCGATGAGTTGACTTTTGAACGGGTGATGGATATACTCGAACTGGAGAATCCGCATGGGGTAATTGTCTCTACCGGCGGACAGATTCCGAACAACCTTGCACTCAGGCTGGATGCGCAGAACATCCCTATACTCGGTACGTCTGCCAAAAGCATCGATAATGCCGAAGACCGGGAGAAGTTTTCTGCCATGCTCGACCGTATCGGAGTGGATCAACCCCGTTGGCGGGAACTTACGTCTATGGACGATATTCATGAGTTCGTGGAAGAAGTGGGTTTCCCCGTATTGGTCCGTCCGTCTTACGTGCTTAGTGGTGCAGCGATGAACGTATGCTCCAACCGGGAGGAGCTTGAGCGTTTCCTGAAACTTGCGGCCAATGTTTCCAAAAAACACCCCGTTGTGGTGAGCCAGTTTATCGAACATGCCAAAGAAGTGGAAATGGATGCTGTGGCTCAGAACGGTGAAATCGTGGCTTATGCTATCAGCGAGCATATCGAATTTGCAGGTGTACATTCCGGAGACGCTACCATCCAGTTTCCACCGCAGAAGTTGTATGTGGAGACGGTTCGCCGTATCAAACGCATCAGTCGTGAGATTGCCAAAGAACTCAATATCTCCGGGCCGTTCAATATTCAATACTTGGCTCGTGAGAACGATATAAAGGTGATCGAGTGTAATTTGCGTGCCAGCCGTAGTTTCCCGTTTGTGAGCAAAGTTTTGAAGATAAACTTTATCGAACTGGCTACGAAAGTGATGTTGGGACTTCCGGTGGAGAAACCGTCAAAGAATCTCTTTGAACTCGATTATGTGGGAATCAAGGCATCCCAGTTTTCTTTCAACCGTTTGCAGAAAGCCGATCCGGTGCTAGGTGTGGATATGGCATCTACCGGTGAAGTGGGGTGTATTGGAAGTGATACTTCCTGTGCCATTTTGAAAGCCATGCTTTCTGTCGGCTACCGTATTCCGAAGAAGAATATTCTGTTGTCCACCGGTACTCCCAAACAAAAAGCGGATATGATGGAAGCTGCCCACATGTTGGTAGAGAAGGGATACAAGCTTTTTGCTACCGGAGGTACTCATCGTGCGCTTGCTGAGAACGGTATTGAAAGTACGTTGGTTTATTGGCCGAGCGAATCCGATAAACATCCGCAGGCACTTCAAATGCTCCATGACAAAGAGATAGACATGGTTGTCAATATTCCCAAGAATCTTACGGCCGGGGAGCTTGACAACGGATATAAGATCCGTCGGGCAGCTATCGACCTGAACATACCGTTGATAACGAATGCACGCCTTGCGAGTGCCTTTATCAATGCCTTTTGTACGATGAGTGTGGATGACATTGCGATAAAAAGCTGGGAAGAGTATAAATAA
- the glmS gene encoding glutamine--fructose-6-phosphate transaminase (isomerizing) — MCGIVGYIGKREAYPILIKGLKRLEYRGYDSAGVAIISNNQQLNVYKTKGKVTDLENFVTQKDISGNIGIAHTRWATHGEPCSVNAHPHYSSSETLALIHNGIIENYAVLKEKLQAKGYTFKSNTDTEVLVQLIEYMKVTNHLDLLTAVQLALREVIGAYAIAVLEKDHPDEIIAARKSSPLVVGIGADEFFLASDATPIVEYTDKVVYLEDEEIAVIHRDKELKVVNLNNVEMTPEVTKVEMNLGQLEKEGYPHFMLKEIFEQPGCIHDCMRGRINIDGNSVVLSAVIDYKEKLLKAKRFIIVACGTSWHAGLIGKHLIESFCRIPVEVEYASEFRYRDPVIDENDVVIAISQSGETADTLAAVELAKSRGAFIYGICNAIGSSIPRATHTGSYIHVGPEIGVASTKAFTGQVTVLTMLALTLAREKRTIGEAQFLKVVHELNGIPEKMKQVLKLNDKIAELSKIFTYAHNFIYLGRGYSYPVALEGALKLKEISYIHAEGYPAAEMKHGPIALVDAEMPVVVIATQNGLYEKVLSNIQEIKARKGRVIALVTEGDTVISKIADYCIELPQTIECLDPLITTVPLQMLAYHVAVCKGMDVDQPRNLAKSVTVE; from the coding sequence ATGTGTGGAATTGTAGGCTACATTGGTAAACGAGAAGCCTACCCCATCCTTATCAAAGGTTTGAAACGGCTGGAATATCGGGGATATGACAGCGCGGGGGTAGCAATCATCAGTAATAACCAACAGTTGAATGTGTATAAGACGAAAGGGAAAGTCACTGATCTTGAAAATTTCGTCACACAAAAAGATATTTCCGGTAACATTGGTATTGCACATACACGCTGGGCTACCCACGGAGAACCCTGTTCGGTTAACGCCCATCCTCATTACTCCTCTTCCGAAACTCTCGCACTCATTCACAACGGTATTATTGAAAACTACGCCGTTCTCAAAGAAAAACTCCAAGCCAAAGGCTATACTTTTAAAAGCAACACTGATACCGAAGTACTTGTACAGCTCATTGAGTATATGAAAGTCACTAATCATCTTGATTTGCTGACAGCCGTTCAATTGGCGTTGCGTGAAGTGATAGGTGCATATGCTATCGCAGTTTTGGAGAAAGACCATCCCGACGAGATTATTGCGGCCCGTAAAAGTAGTCCGTTGGTGGTAGGCATTGGTGCGGATGAATTCTTTTTAGCATCGGATGCCACTCCGATTGTGGAGTATACCGACAAGGTTGTGTATCTGGAGGATGAAGAAATCGCGGTTATACACAGGGACAAAGAGCTGAAAGTAGTCAATCTGAATAATGTCGAAATGACTCCCGAAGTTACCAAGGTGGAGATGAATCTGGGACAATTGGAAAAAGAGGGTTACCCACACTTCATGTTAAAGGAAATCTTTGAACAGCCGGGTTGCATCCATGACTGTATGCGTGGCCGCATTAACATCGATGGTAACAGTGTGGTGCTTTCCGCGGTTATCGACTATAAAGAAAAACTTCTGAAAGCAAAACGTTTCATCATTGTGGCTTGTGGAACTTCCTGGCATGCGGGACTCATAGGAAAACATCTGATCGAGAGCTTTTGCCGTATTCCGGTCGAAGTGGAATATGCATCCGAATTCCGTTACCGTGATCCGGTGATAGATGAAAATGATGTTGTGATAGCCATCTCCCAAAGCGGTGAGACTGCCGATACGTTAGCCGCAGTGGAATTGGCAAAAAGTAGGGGAGCCTTTATTTATGGAATATGCAATGCCATCGGTTCCTCCATACCGCGTGCCACTCATACCGGCTCTTATATCCATGTGGGACCTGAGATCGGGGTAGCATCGACTAAAGCCTTTACCGGACAAGTGACCGTCCTTACGATGCTTGCATTGACATTGGCAAGGGAAAAGAGAACCATTGGCGAGGCCCAGTTCCTGAAGGTCGTTCATGAATTGAACGGCATACCTGAAAAGATGAAACAGGTCTTGAAGCTGAATGATAAAATAGCAGAGTTGTCTAAAATATTCACCTATGCACACAACTTCATCTATCTGGGTCGCGGGTATTCCTATCCGGTGGCATTGGAAGGTGCTTTGAAGTTGAAAGAAATCTCATATATTCATGCTGAAGGCTATCCTGCGGCAGAAATGAAGCATGGCCCTATTGCACTGGTCGATGCTGAAATGCCAGTGGTAGTTATCGCTACACAAAACGGACTGTATGAGAAAGTGCTGAGCAACATTCAGGAAATCAAGGCGCGTAAAGGAAGAGTGATCGCGTTGGTGACCGAAGGGGATACGGTGATTAGTAAAATAGCCGATTATTGCATCGAACTTCCGCAAACAATAGAATGTCTTGATCCGTTGATTACTACGGTGCCGTTGCAGATGCTTGCCTATCATGTGGCGGTATGCAAGGGGATGGATGTCGATCAACCGAGGAATCTTGCAAAATCAGTAACAGTTGAATAA
- a CDS encoding leucine-rich repeat domain-containing protein, which yields MKRFTTLFMAVTACLPLLAQTTPDDEVTFEVNQITYVVPDISKNEIAITDCKATDKVIIPETITYNEKEYTVKAIYEDAFYYSDATSIELPNSIDSIGKHVFSSSKSLTSIKLPEKLKYLGRDAFSACSELLSIELPETLTGIPENAFFTCYKLNSIKFPSKLEYIGNSAFYKAGMTSVELPETCDSIGKSCFFLCPELKSIQLSSKTHFIGEGAFRGCAKLETFTIPEKIDSLDNNTLMDCSSLTSIHLPANLTKLGICVFGGTGIKSYTVDEGNPSFQVIDNVVYDKEKRLLYAFPQGKSEYTIPEGVIGIWGGAFYGTEISSVVLPESMKALDESTFAFSQLSSINFPEALIYMGPTALYDTQFTDITLPKNMTLIYEGLLAYCKKLTSVTIPEKVTFIDTHAFFFDTNLTEVHCLGTTPPQVYEFYEEDESPFGYVDLSACKLYVPIGCKETYYENGWDFFGKDNIIEETTGIETNARESEWAVYEENGTLRITVQKPLLINIYDVTGNHIYEKLISDTQNIPLPKGIYLVKGGGKVHKVAIK from the coding sequence ATGAAGAGATTTACTACACTATTCATGGCTGTAACAGCCTGTTTGCCACTCTTGGCACAAACTACTCCGGATGACGAAGTCACATTTGAAGTAAACCAAATCACGTATGTTGTTCCTGACATTAGTAAAAACGAGATTGCCATAACGGACTGCAAAGCTACTGACAAAGTGATCATACCGGAAACTATAACCTATAATGAGAAGGAATATACCGTAAAAGCCATTTATGAAGATGCCTTCTATTACAGCGATGCCACATCCATCGAACTACCAAACTCCATTGATAGTATAGGAAAACATGTCTTTTCAAGTAGCAAAAGCCTTACTTCTATAAAATTACCTGAAAAACTGAAATACTTAGGAAGGGATGCCTTCTCAGCATGTTCAGAACTTTTAAGTATCGAACTGCCTGAAACATTGACAGGAATACCGGAAAATGCCTTTTTTACATGTTATAAACTAAATTCTATCAAATTTCCTTCTAAACTCGAATATATCGGAAATTCTGCATTCTATAAAGCAGGAATGACATCGGTGGAACTTCCGGAAACTTGTGACAGCATTGGTAAATCGTGCTTTTTCCTATGCCCGGAATTAAAAAGTATCCAACTTTCATCTAAAACTCATTTCATAGGTGAAGGAGCATTTCGAGGATGTGCAAAATTAGAAACATTCACTATTCCCGAGAAGATTGACTCGCTTGATAATAACACATTGATGGATTGTAGTTCATTGACCAGCATCCATCTCCCTGCCAATCTGACCAAACTGGGTATTTGTGTATTTGGCGGTACAGGTATCAAAAGCTACACGGTAGATGAAGGGAACCCTTCATTCCAAGTAATTGATAATGTGGTTTATGACAAAGAAAAGCGGTTACTTTACGCATTCCCACAGGGCAAGAGTGAATACACCATACCCGAAGGTGTTATCGGCATTTGGGGAGGAGCTTTCTATGGAACCGAAATATCATCTGTCGTACTACCGGAAAGTATGAAAGCCCTTGATGAATCGACATTTGCATTTTCCCAGCTTTCTTCCATCAATTTCCCCGAAGCATTGATTTACATGGGGCCAACAGCATTATATGATACTCAGTTTACTGATATAACGTTGCCCAAAAACATGACGCTCATTTATGAAGGATTATTGGCATATTGCAAAAAGCTGACATCCGTCACTATTCCCGAGAAAGTGACCTTTATTGATACTCATGCTTTCTTCTTTGATACCAATCTGACAGAAGTCCATTGTCTGGGAACTACCCCTCCGCAAGTGTATGAATTTTATGAAGAAGATGAAAGTCCCTTCGGATATGTCGATCTTTCTGCTTGTAAACTATATGTTCCAATCGGCTGCAAAGAAACCTATTACGAAAACGGATGGGATTTCTTCGGCAAAGACAATATCATAGAAGAAACGACAGGTATCGAAACAAATGCACGTGAAAGCGAATGGGCAGTTTATGAAGAAAATGGAACTCTGAGGATTACTGTACAAAAGCCATTATTGATAAATATATACGATGTGACCGGAAACCATATCTACGAGAAACTGATTTCAGATACACAAAATATCCCTCTACCCAAAGGTATATATTTAGTAAAGGGAGGAGGTAAAGTCCATAAAGTTGCTATAAAATAA